In the genome of Candoia aspera isolate rCanAsp1 chromosome 1, rCanAsp1.hap2, whole genome shotgun sequence, one region contains:
- the LARGE2 gene encoding xylosyl- and glucuronyltransferase LARGE2, with protein sequence MLCPWRVKLKLLLATVTLVFLISWLYLFMDGCSLMLPPCFGEQSSRYLDREALASQVRKMEEENQLLRLQLSHSQAQEETWGRTDFSQQGLQFIKEQEGRSSYSGCPKQRMVQKCELLHVAIVCAGYNASRDVVTLVKSILFHRKNPLHFHLITDSVARRILQTLFQTWMVPSVHVSFYNADDLKPDISWIPNKHYSGIYGLMKLTLTKALPSDLSKVIVLDTDITFATDIAELWAVFGKFSDKQVIGLVENQSDWYLGNLWKNHKPWPALGRGFNTGVILLLLERLRHLGWEQLWRMTAEQELMSMLSTSLADQDIFNAVIKQKPALVYRLPCFWNVQLSDHTRSEQCYTEVSDLKVIHWNSPKKLRVKNKHVEFFRNLYLTFLEYDGNLLRRELFGCASLPSGQLQQALEELDEDDPCYDFRRQSLIQHRVHLFFLQYDFSGSADEIEVTLIAQLSMDRLQMLEAICKHWTGPISLALYMSDAEAQQFLRYAQASEVLSNRQNVAYHIVYKEGQFYPVNFLRNIALKNAQTSHVFLMDIDFLPMYGLYDYLRSSIVQLELPPKKVALIVPAFETLHYRFNFPRSKAELLTMLDMGSLYTFRYHVWPQGHAPTDYAKWRTATVPYQVEWQPQFEPYVVVRRDCPLYDQRFVGFGWNKVSHVMELDAQEYELLVLPNAFMIHMPHAPSFDISKFRQSASYRNCLQTLREEFHQDLSRKYGAAALKYLTAERSW encoded by the exons ATGCTGTGTCCTTGGCGTGTGAAGCTGAAGCTGCTGCTTGCTACAGTGACACTGGTCTTTCTCATCTCATGGCTTTACCTCTTTATGG ATGGATGTTCCCTTATGCTGCCCCCTTGCTTTGGGGAACAGTCAAGCCGGTACCTTGACCGTGAAGCCTTGGCATCCCAGGTGCgaaaaatggaagaggagaacCAGCTGTTGAGGCTGCAACTCAGCCACTCTCAAGCGCAGGAGGAGACCTGGGGTAGAACGGACTTCAGCCAACAGGGATTACAGTTCATCAAAGAGCAGGAAGGGAGGAGCAGCTACAGTGGTTGCCCTAAACAGAGGATGGTTCAGAAGTGTGAG CTCCTCCATGTTGCCATTGTTTGTGCGGGATACAATGCAAGCCGGGATGTAGTTACCTTGGTGAAATCCATCCTCTTCCACAG GAAGAACCCTCTCCACTTCCATCTCATCACAGACTCAGTGGCCCGACGGATACTACAGACTCTGTTCCAGACCTGGATGGTGCCCTCGGTTCATGTTAGCTTTTACAATGCTGATGACTTGAAG CCGGACATTTCCTGGATCCCTAACAAGCATTACTCTGGAATCTATGGGTTGATGAAGCTGACACTCACTAAAGCTTTGCCCTCTGACCTTTCCAAGGTCATTGTCCTTGATACAGACATCACATTTGCTACTGACATTGCAGAGTTGTGGGCTGTCTTTGGGAAGTTCTCAG ATAAACAGGTGATTGGGCTAGTGGAAAACCAAAGTGATTGGTACCTAGGGAATCTCTGGAAGAACCATAAACCATGGCCAGCATTGGGTCGTGGCTTCAATACAG GAGTGATCCTGTTGCTGCTGGAGCGTTTGCGCCACCTTGGCTGGGAGCAGttgtggcggatgacagcagagCAAGAACTCATGAGCATGCTGTCCACCTCACTAGCAGATCAG GACATCTTTAATGCGGTGATTAAACAGAAACCAGCTCTTGTCTACCGGCTCCCTTGCTTCTGGAATGTGCAACTCTCTGACCATACCCGTTCAGAGCAGTGCTACACGGAGGTGTCTGATCTTAAG GTGATTCACTGGAACTCTCCCAAGAAGTTGCGAGTCAAGAATAAGCATGTGGAATTCTTTCGGAACCTTTACTTGACCTTCTTAGAGTATGATGGCAACTTGCTGCGCAGAGAGCTGTTTGGCTGTGCCAGCTTGCCCAGTGGCCAG CTCCAGCAAGCTCTGGAGGAGCTGGATGAAGACGATCCTTGCTATGATTTTCGGAGGCAAAGCCTTATTCAGCACCGCGTCCATCTCTTCTTCCTGCAGTATGATTTTTCAGGGTCGGCTGATGAAATAGAAGTAACTCTCATAGCTCAGCTGTCGATGGACAG GTTGCAGATGCTGGAGGCAATATGTAAACACTGGACAGGCCCCATTAGCCTGGCTTTGTACATGTCTGATGCAGAAGCCCAGCAATTTCTACGCTATGCTCAGGCTTCGGAGGTGCTGAGTAACCGTCAGAATGTTGCCTATCACATTGTGTACAAGGAAGGGCAGTTTTATCCAGTCAACTTCTTGCGCAACATAGCATTGAAGAATGCACAGACCTCTCACGTTTTTCTAATGGACATTGATTTTCTGCCTATGTATGGCCTCTACGATTATCTCAG GTCCTCCATCGTGCAGCTGGAGCTGCCTCCAAAGAAGGTAGCACTCATAGTGCCTGCTTTTGAGACTCTGCATTACCGCTTCAACTTTCCCAGATCCAAAGCGGAGTTGCTCACCATGCTGGACATGGGCTCCCTCTATACTTTCAG GTATCACGTGTGGCCCCAGGGCCATGCTCCCACAGACTATGCCAAATGGCGGACAGCCACAGTGCCATATCAAGTGGAATGGCAACCACAGTTTGAGCCTTACGTTGTAGTAAGGCGTGACTGTCCCCTCTATGACCAGAGGTTTGTAGGCTTTGGCTGGAACAAGGTGTCTCACGTCATGGAGCTTGATGCTCAG GAATATGAGCTGCTTGTCCTGCCCAACGCCTTCATGATCCATATGCCTCACGCTCCCAGTTTTGACATCTCCAAATTCCGCCAGAGCGCCAGCTACCGGAACTGCCTCCAGACTCTGAGGGAAGAATTCCATCAGGACCTGTCCCGCAAGTACGGTGCAGCAGCACTTAAATACCTCACTGCGGAGAGGAGCTGGTGA